One window of Microcoleus sp. FACHB-831 genomic DNA carries:
- a CDS encoding cytochrome-c peroxidase, whose amino-acid sequence MNQFYSSKRLRKQIYLIILIVLSYVFAVVWQQFQTNNSPQVATFTPVEIRASTEPIQPIPLHIELNENKVALGEKLFNDTRLSRNNSLACVSCHFFDKGGTDRVRYSIE is encoded by the coding sequence ATGAATCAGTTTTATAGCAGCAAGCGGTTGAGGAAACAAATTTACTTAATTATATTGATTGTGCTTTCGTATGTTTTTGCTGTAGTATGGCAGCAGTTTCAGACTAATAATAGTCCGCAAGTAGCAACATTTACCCCTGTAGAAATTAGGGCATCTACCGAACCGATTCAGCCGATTCCGCTACATATCGAGTTGAATGAAAATAAGGTGGCTCTGGGTGAAAAACTGTTCAACGATACTAGGTTATCTCGTAATAATAGTTTAGCTTGTGTAAGCTGCCACTTTTTTGATAAAGGAGGTACTGACAGAGTGCGCTATTCAATAGAATGA
- a CDS encoding cytochrome-c peroxidase, whose product MNGASMQVNSPTVFNSEFNFKQHWNAIAENLEEQIDVAVTSPLVFDNKWQDVLANIKKSPEYVEKFGKNYSDGITRENIKDAIAQN is encoded by the coding sequence ATGAACGGTGCTTCTATGCAGGTAAACTCACCGACTGTATTTAATAGTGAATTTAATTTTAAACAACATTGGAATGCGATCGCTGAAAATCTAGAAGAGCAGATAGATGTTGCAGTTACATCCCCGCTAGTCTTTGATAATAAATGGCAAGATGTATTAGCTAATATCAAAAAATCCCCGGAATATGTGGAAAAATTTGGTAAAAATTATTCCGATGGCATTACCAGGGAGAATATAAAAGATGCGATCGCTCAAAATTAG